One region of Pseudoalteromonas sp. R3 genomic DNA includes:
- a CDS encoding class I SAM-dependent methyltransferase, whose protein sequence is MPSFTKDEATHYDSRIERLVPGYQLLHELVQAQLQTLLPEQAEVLIVGAGTGKEVLQLAEGNPNWTFIVQDVSDDMLAIADQNFTNCGLSSRVTMHSGPLVPGQYQADVALCLLVMHFVADDGAKLALLESIHSNLKLGKQLLLADLMKPETPFERESQLKHCRAMGLTHIGEERMRHNLEHEFYPLDRIRLAELLDESGFSAAHMFFKALGFSGLSCIKQ, encoded by the coding sequence ATGCCCAGTTTTACAAAGGATGAAGCAACCCATTACGACAGTCGCATTGAGCGCCTGGTGCCTGGCTATCAGCTGTTACATGAACTGGTTCAGGCACAGTTACAGACGCTATTACCCGAGCAGGCTGAGGTCCTGATTGTGGGCGCCGGGACTGGAAAAGAAGTACTGCAGCTGGCAGAGGGTAACCCGAACTGGACTTTCATCGTACAGGATGTGTCTGACGATATGCTGGCCATCGCAGATCAAAATTTTACTAACTGTGGATTGTCATCGCGCGTGACCATGCATTCAGGGCCGCTGGTGCCGGGCCAGTATCAGGCAGATGTTGCACTGTGCCTGTTGGTGATGCATTTTGTGGCAGACGATGGCGCTAAGCTGGCACTACTGGAGTCAATTCATAGTAACCTCAAGCTGGGTAAACAGCTGCTTCTGGCGGATCTAATGAAGCCCGAAACCCCATTTGAGCGCGAGTCTCAGCTTAAGCACTGCCGCGCAATGGGCCTGACTCATATCGGCGAAGAACGAATGCGTCATAATCTGGAGCACGAATTTTACCCACTCGACAGGATCCGGCTGGCAGAGCTGCTGGATGAAAGCGGTTTTTCTGCCGCTCATATGTTCTTTAAAGCGTTAGGGTTCAGTGGCTTAAGCTGTATTAAACAGTAA
- a CDS encoding alkaline phosphatase PhoX gives MKRIAYSLIAAAVTVALSACDGDDGKQGPQGEQGVQGEQGTNGTNGKDGASAAKGNDGANGTDGQNGGSGLIRIATVPAGAEVTGLFLSEQGDLFFNVQHPSDANTLVDGNQRPYNGGTVGVLTGVNFNELPRNIVSSPVPVTDLERQTVVTAIGQYQILGQTGDVYADLGEKGLAGGLGVHYGITSGDKILENDSPDFNGFVPSADDENTGYLFTNWEAYPGGMSRLKMSKSDTGKWSIEEAMMLNFDAVKGTAANCFGSVSPWGTPLTSEEWIVRSDVDTTQHANWNDPAFTSINRMKELVAPEFPNPYRYGYIAEVQNPLSDTPDIVKHFTIGRYEHENSVVMPDERTVYSSQDDTGGVLFKFIADQPKDLSSGTLYGAKLTQDKGLNDPAVTGFDVTWVEIASGTNAEIEAWIAEYDEINTEDFVEGQTSYLSVADVKAWAEGKATYPTLAEGGGLVTAGKPMDNRAAFLESRQAAKQLGATAEWRKLEGISINYDRVVEAVTGQDRVPGEVVEQAYMYIGVADIDNTMTDGKGDVQLSKRVLDCGGVYRAHIDNNYNLTRIEPVVMGGTFRSSLTDAEQCDVNQLSQPDNVIVMQDGRIIIGEDGIQENNTLWLYDPNSK, from the coding sequence ATGAAGCGCATAGCATATTCGTTGATCGCCGCTGCCGTCACAGTGGCATTATCCGCCTGTGATGGTGACGATGGTAAACAAGGCCCTCAGGGCGAGCAAGGTGTTCAGGGTGAGCAAGGCACTAACGGTACAAATGGCAAAGATGGTGCGAGTGCCGCTAAAGGTAATGATGGCGCTAACGGTACTGATGGCCAAAACGGTGGTTCAGGCCTGATCCGTATTGCCACAGTGCCAGCTGGCGCTGAGGTCACAGGTTTGTTCCTGAGCGAGCAAGGCGATCTGTTCTTCAATGTACAGCACCCGAGCGATGCGAATACATTGGTAGATGGTAATCAGCGCCCTTATAACGGCGGCACTGTGGGTGTACTAACGGGTGTTAACTTCAACGAATTGCCACGCAATATTGTGAGCTCACCTGTTCCAGTGACAGATCTTGAGAGGCAAACGGTTGTGACTGCGATTGGTCAATATCAGATCCTGGGCCAGACTGGTGATGTGTATGCTGACTTGGGTGAAAAAGGCTTGGCCGGTGGCTTAGGTGTGCACTACGGTATCACCTCAGGTGACAAAATCCTTGAAAACGACAGTCCGGACTTCAATGGCTTTGTTCCAAGTGCTGACGATGAAAATACAGGTTATTTATTTACTAACTGGGAAGCTTACCCGGGTGGTATGAGCCGCCTTAAAATGAGCAAGAGCGACACGGGTAAATGGAGCATCGAAGAAGCCATGATGCTCAATTTTGATGCCGTTAAAGGCACCGCGGCAAACTGTTTTGGTTCTGTATCACCTTGGGGCACGCCGTTAACGTCTGAAGAATGGATTGTAAGATCTGACGTTGACACTACTCAACATGCTAACTGGAATGATCCGGCCTTTACCAGCATCAACAGAATGAAAGAGCTGGTTGCACCTGAGTTCCCTAACCCATATCGCTATGGTTATATTGCTGAAGTGCAAAATCCGCTTTCCGATACGCCAGATATTGTGAAGCACTTCACCATTGGCCGTTACGAGCACGAAAACTCAGTAGTTATGCCGGATGAGCGCACTGTGTACTCTTCTCAGGATGATACCGGTGGCGTACTGTTTAAGTTTATTGCAGATCAACCTAAAGATCTGAGTTCAGGTACGCTGTATGGCGCGAAGCTGACTCAGGACAAGGGCCTGAACGATCCGGCGGTGACAGGCTTTGATGTGACCTGGGTTGAAATTGCATCAGGCACCAATGCTGAAATTGAAGCCTGGATTGCCGAGTACGATGAAATCAATACTGAAGACTTTGTTGAAGGTCAGACAAGCTACCTGTCTGTGGCTGACGTAAAAGCCTGGGCAGAAGGTAAGGCAACCTACCCAACGCTTGCTGAAGGTGGTGGTCTGGTTACAGCGGGTAAGCCAATGGATAACCGTGCCGCATTCCTTGAGTCTCGCCAGGCGGCCAAGCAGTTAGGCGCAACGGCAGAATGGCGTAAGCTGGAAGGGATCAGCATCAACTACGACCGTGTAGTCGAAGCGGTGACAGGTCAGGACAGGGTACCGGGCGAAGTGGTTGAGCAGGCTTATATGTATATCGGTGTTGCTGATATCGACAATACGATGACTGATGGAAAGGGTGATGTTCAGTTGTCGAAACGTGTTCTTGATTGTGGTGGTGTTTACCGTGCCCACATCGATAATAACTACAACCTGACTCGCATTGAGCCAGTAGTGATGGGTGGCACATTCCGCTCTAGCCTGACTGATGCAGAACAATGTGACGTCAATCAACTGTCTCAGCCTGATAACGTGATTGTTATGCAGGACGGCCGCATCATCATTGGTGAAGACGGTATCCAGGAAAACAACACCCTGTGGTTGTACGATCCTAACTCTAAGTAA
- a CDS encoding AAA family ATPase, whose translation MKLLGIQVQNLASLADAEIDFTQPPLKDTGLFAITGDTGAGKSTLLDAICLALYGKTARLKADAKNKVLLNGDELKLNDPRNLLRRGCVSALAEVTFCGQDGEQYRASWRVSRARNKLNGRVKEAEHQVVRVSDDTLLATKTTEAKQLLEQLLGLNFEQFSRAVLLAQHEFAAFLKANSDERAQLLETLTGTAKFSVIGKAIFEHHKAKQDALEQRKQSLNHVTLLSDEVLAEHQSKVAGLTTSITHARQEEKTLEQGITWYQTCEKLTQQCLLAEQEQMQFQQRLKELQDDYNKARRAQSVEVIADNRVQAKEAIARLTQLDADISALQQQDYTPQIRSARSAQQDAQTRLTQAKQQLQAAAPALHALRELDQQREANKQLLAQSTAALNEMRAQHDTLIQDVEKLEVQLKTDRQEMALLQSRCEAEPELTHLSAHWPQVSNALAHWQSCQQQRIKLMAEQQQTQVSVDKDRVAQQGLKPKLAELKQQLTDVQASLNATQSELSGLDYETLQFQRTQLLQAQQSQQQRKELDQELGEHRVHIDRLRHQHHSLQQQLKDTEQQDELTRQRVLLTQENLQQVRFRASDSVSNLRAQLVAGQECMVCGSTEHPYGVDHIDSHWQTLIADFESQYQAAEKAREQTQQRYHDLVGQAEKCNGQLQAALQHEAQLSRKLAQVAEILAQLPAELRDTGDPQAYLAQLEQKLHTYSQLSKRQQQLWQQQQTCQQELQQQEEQLRLLQNQIERAEQSLAYVQSRLTDIQTEQHDAVAEIKQLYPVPLWWQQFEQAPDDAIAILTEQVRQRQQQQALVAELQQKISNDEQQAKLLEQQRHDKQVQLDKAVRSDQQLAEQADALTRERTAIQPLEVSADNWHQSLLEAQQSAEAALAQATQHATELRQAQESQALTLVHKQQSQQQQHEALEKIQSRYQVWFTEVKTQFETLTEDEVETLLQWDKTQWQTLLQAYEELNKAFQSAQSKHAHLNEELQLLRANPATEQSLEQLKATLAQLQKVRDENQAQLVSINAVLKQHEDNKAYLAEQYEQLQTQQAEYEHWHLLNRLLGDATGKTMRNLAQAQTLRILLQYANHHLCSLSNRYRLTVIGQSLEIAIIDRDMADEQRSVNTLSGGESFLVSLALALGLASLSSNQVQISSLFIDEGFGTLDPHTLSVALDALDALQSQGRKVGVISHVAEMTERVATQIKVQKQAGGYSSVTISER comes from the coding sequence ATGAAGTTATTAGGGATCCAAGTACAGAATCTGGCATCGCTGGCTGATGCTGAAATCGACTTTACTCAACCTCCGCTCAAAGATACTGGCCTGTTTGCCATCACCGGAGACACCGGCGCAGGTAAAAGCACCTTGCTGGATGCCATTTGCCTGGCGCTCTATGGCAAAACAGCACGCTTAAAAGCAGACGCCAAAAACAAAGTGTTACTTAATGGCGATGAGCTAAAGCTCAATGATCCGCGTAACCTATTGCGTCGTGGTTGTGTCAGTGCCTTGGCTGAAGTGACTTTTTGTGGTCAGGATGGTGAGCAATACCGCGCAAGCTGGCGTGTCAGCCGTGCCCGCAATAAGCTCAACGGGCGAGTGAAAGAGGCCGAACACCAGGTTGTGCGAGTAAGTGATGACACCCTACTTGCCACCAAAACCACCGAAGCCAAACAGCTTCTGGAGCAACTGCTGGGATTGAACTTTGAGCAGTTTTCCCGGGCAGTCTTACTTGCACAGCATGAGTTTGCCGCCTTTTTAAAAGCGAACAGTGATGAGCGTGCGCAGCTGCTAGAAACCCTGACCGGTACGGCCAAGTTCAGTGTCATAGGTAAGGCAATTTTTGAACACCATAAAGCCAAACAGGATGCACTGGAGCAGCGCAAACAATCACTGAATCACGTTACTTTGCTCAGTGATGAGGTGCTTGCTGAGCATCAGAGCAAAGTAGCCGGCTTGACGACATCCATTACACATGCCAGGCAGGAAGAAAAAACGCTTGAGCAGGGGATCACCTGGTATCAAACCTGTGAAAAACTGACTCAACAGTGCCTCTTGGCTGAGCAAGAGCAAATGCAGTTTCAGCAGCGCCTGAAAGAGCTACAGGATGACTACAATAAAGCCAGGCGTGCACAGTCGGTAGAAGTGATAGCGGACAACCGGGTCCAGGCCAAAGAAGCCATAGCCCGGTTAACACAGCTGGATGCGGATATCAGTGCACTGCAACAGCAAGATTACACCCCGCAGATCCGCTCTGCACGCAGTGCCCAGCAAGATGCTCAGACGCGACTTACACAGGCAAAACAGCAGTTGCAGGCAGCAGCGCCCGCTCTGCATGCATTGCGTGAGTTAGATCAACAACGCGAAGCCAATAAGCAGCTGCTGGCACAGAGCACTGCGGCGCTCAATGAAATGCGAGCGCAGCATGATACGCTGATACAAGACGTTGAAAAATTAGAAGTGCAACTGAAAACTGATCGCCAGGAGATGGCGCTATTGCAGTCCCGTTGTGAAGCAGAACCTGAGCTTACCCATTTGAGTGCGCATTGGCCGCAGGTCAGCAATGCGCTGGCGCACTGGCAGAGCTGTCAGCAGCAACGCATTAAACTGATGGCTGAACAGCAGCAAACACAGGTGAGTGTTGATAAAGACAGGGTGGCACAGCAAGGACTAAAACCCAAACTGGCTGAGCTAAAGCAACAACTCACAGATGTTCAGGCCAGCCTGAATGCCACTCAGTCTGAGCTAAGTGGGCTCGATTATGAGACGTTACAATTTCAGCGCACTCAGTTATTACAGGCGCAGCAGAGCCAGCAACAGCGCAAGGAGCTGGACCAGGAACTCGGTGAACACCGTGTTCATATTGACCGCTTAAGGCATCAGCATCATAGTCTGCAGCAGCAGCTTAAAGATACAGAGCAGCAGGATGAACTAACCAGACAACGCGTGTTACTGACCCAGGAAAATCTCCAGCAGGTGCGCTTTCGGGCCAGTGACAGTGTCAGTAACTTGAGGGCTCAGCTGGTTGCTGGTCAGGAATGCATGGTGTGTGGTTCGACCGAGCACCCCTATGGTGTGGATCATATCGACAGCCACTGGCAAACACTGATAGCCGATTTTGAATCGCAATATCAGGCTGCAGAAAAGGCCCGTGAGCAGACACAACAGCGGTATCATGACTTGGTTGGTCAGGCCGAAAAGTGTAATGGTCAGCTACAGGCCGCGCTCCAGCATGAGGCGCAGCTCAGCAGAAAGCTCGCTCAGGTTGCAGAGATTTTAGCGCAGCTGCCGGCAGAGTTACGAGATACAGGCGATCCTCAGGCATATCTGGCTCAGCTGGAGCAAAAATTACATACCTACAGCCAGCTGAGTAAGAGACAGCAACAATTGTGGCAGCAACAACAGACATGCCAGCAGGAGTTACAGCAACAGGAGGAACAGCTGCGGTTGTTGCAAAACCAGATAGAACGAGCTGAGCAGTCATTGGCTTATGTGCAGAGCAGGTTGACAGACATTCAAACTGAACAGCACGATGCAGTAGCAGAGATAAAACAGTTATATCCAGTGCCATTATGGTGGCAGCAGTTTGAGCAAGCACCTGACGATGCCATCGCAATACTGACTGAGCAGGTGCGACAGAGGCAGCAGCAGCAAGCATTAGTTGCAGAGCTACAACAAAAAATCAGTAACGATGAACAACAGGCGAAGTTACTAGAGCAACAGCGCCACGACAAACAAGTGCAACTTGATAAAGCGGTGCGCTCAGATCAGCAACTGGCTGAGCAAGCTGATGCACTGACGCGCGAACGTACTGCAATACAGCCTTTGGAGGTCAGCGCCGACAACTGGCATCAGTCTTTGCTGGAAGCGCAGCAAAGCGCTGAGGCTGCCCTCGCTCAGGCTACGCAGCATGCAACCGAGTTGCGCCAGGCACAGGAATCTCAGGCACTGACATTGGTACATAAACAACAGTCGCAACAGCAGCAGCACGAAGCGCTCGAAAAAATTCAGTCTCGTTACCAAGTCTGGTTCACTGAGGTAAAAACGCAGTTTGAGACACTGACTGAGGACGAAGTCGAGACACTGCTGCAATGGGATAAAACACAGTGGCAAACCTTGTTACAGGCGTATGAAGAGCTAAATAAGGCTTTTCAAAGTGCTCAAAGCAAGCATGCGCACCTTAATGAGGAGCTTCAGCTACTTCGGGCTAATCCCGCAACTGAGCAAAGCCTGGAGCAACTTAAGGCAACTTTGGCGCAGCTGCAAAAGGTGCGAGACGAAAACCAGGCACAGCTGGTCAGCATCAATGCCGTGCTAAAACAGCACGAAGATAATAAAGCGTATCTGGCTGAACAGTATGAGCAACTTCAGACTCAACAAGCTGAGTATGAACACTGGCATTTGCTAAATCGCTTGCTTGGTGATGCTACGGGTAAAACTATGCGCAATCTGGCTCAGGCGCAGACGCTGCGGATCTTATTGCAGTATGCAAACCATCACCTTTGCAGCCTGAGTAATCGTTATCGTCTGACGGTAATAGGTCAGTCCCTCGAAATTGCGATAATTGACCGGGATATGGCTGATGAACAGCGCAGCGTAAACACGCTCTCTGGTGGCGAGTCATTTTTAGTGTCACTGGCACTGGCGCTGGGTTTGGCTTCTCTCTCATCAAACCAGGTTCAAATCAGCTCATTGTTTATTGATGAAGGATTTGGCACTTTGGATCCACATACGCTTAGCGTGGCGCTGGATGCGCTTGATGCTTTACAGTCGCAAGGGCGTAAAGTGGGTGTTATTTCCCATGTGGCAGAAATGACCGAACGCGTTGCGACACAGATTAAAGTACAAAAACAGGCCGGCGGTTATTCGTCAGTCACCATCAGTGAACGATAA
- a CDS encoding DUF6702 family protein has protein sequence MKDRLIAALALIWANTATAHQIKAAMTTVLIDPNSEQLELMHRFYLHDTEHAVEKLFGEEANLFQNASDRARFAEYVHNTVALKDENGKVIPLSLYSGSIDGQFFWVTQRAPMPDVLNRLQMRHDALRDVWSEQVNMVNFKTHDAIQTLHFNGADGWLWVSFPK, from the coding sequence ATGAAGGATCGGCTGATTGCCGCACTGGCATTAATTTGGGCAAACACCGCAACAGCGCACCAGATAAAAGCCGCTATGACAACAGTACTGATTGACCCAAATAGTGAGCAGCTCGAACTCATGCATCGATTTTATTTGCACGATACAGAACATGCTGTTGAGAAACTATTTGGTGAAGAGGCTAACCTCTTTCAAAACGCATCAGACAGAGCCCGCTTTGCCGAGTATGTGCATAATACTGTGGCGCTTAAAGATGAAAACGGTAAAGTCATACCCCTTTCCTTATACAGCGGTAGCATAGACGGACAGTTTTTCTGGGTGACCCAACGCGCTCCTATGCCCGATGTGTTGAATCGCCTGCAAATGCGCCATGATGCGCTCAGGGATGTCTGGTCAGAACAGGTCAATATGGTCAACTTCAAAACACATGATGCGATTCAGACACTGCACTTTAACGGTGCTGATGGCTGGCTGTGGGTGAGTTTCCCTAAGTAG
- the sbcD gene encoding exonuclease subunit SbcD → MKVLHTSDWHLGQQFYEHSRHAEHQFFLDWLCDTLTSYQINVLIVSGDIYHSATPSAMAEQQLYSFIKRVKMNNPGLHIVITAGNHDSANRIETAKPLLSQFDTHVVGRFDKHNPQDVVKTLVTEQGTLQVVAMPFLRSADLDSQPDDPLAYQQGVERAYHAAYQSLDEQHPVLAMGHLHAKGGSISGDSERNITIGGFDAITATVFGERPDYVALGHLHKAQKVAGCESIRYCGTPLPMSFSERNYRHQVLLVEFSDNVLSGVKPLDVPRLKPVILLPERGGATLDELLELLSDLDLSDYQDKPEATPYLRLRLNASDTDSQFRVKIEQALTDKRVHFCGIERISTTQHSLDTPYFEDLGQVEKLEPMRLLELAYEAQIDSEQPVPDALQNCLMQVLASVQEQEA, encoded by the coding sequence ATGAAGGTTTTACACACATCTGACTGGCATTTGGGTCAACAGTTTTACGAGCACAGCCGTCACGCTGAACATCAGTTTTTTCTCGACTGGCTGTGCGACACACTCACCTCCTATCAAATCAATGTTTTAATTGTCAGTGGCGACATCTATCACAGTGCAACGCCCTCCGCTATGGCTGAGCAACAGCTATATTCGTTCATAAAGCGTGTAAAAATGAACAACCCGGGTCTACATATTGTGATCACTGCAGGCAATCATGATTCTGCTAATCGAATAGAAACCGCCAAGCCGTTACTGAGTCAGTTTGATACCCATGTGGTGGGTCGCTTTGATAAGCATAATCCTCAGGATGTGGTTAAAACCCTCGTAACCGAACAGGGCACGTTACAGGTTGTGGCTATGCCTTTTTTGCGCAGTGCCGATCTGGACAGTCAACCCGACGACCCGCTGGCGTATCAGCAGGGCGTGGAACGTGCATATCATGCTGCATACCAAAGTCTGGATGAGCAACATCCGGTTCTGGCTATGGGTCATTTGCATGCAAAAGGGGGCAGTATTTCTGGTGACTCCGAGCGCAACATCACGATAGGTGGCTTCGATGCCATTACTGCAACTGTATTTGGTGAGCGCCCTGATTATGTAGCACTGGGACATTTGCATAAAGCACAAAAAGTCGCAGGCTGTGAATCAATTCGATACTGTGGGACGCCCTTACCGATGTCATTTTCGGAGCGCAACTATCGACATCAGGTGCTGCTGGTGGAATTTTCCGACAATGTCCTCAGTGGTGTAAAGCCCCTTGACGTTCCCCGCCTAAAGCCGGTGATTTTGCTCCCTGAACGCGGTGGCGCGACTTTGGATGAATTACTTGAGTTACTGAGTGATTTGGATCTATCTGACTATCAAGACAAGCCCGAAGCGACGCCTTACCTGAGGCTACGTCTCAATGCCAGTGACACGGATAGCCAGTTCCGCGTTAAGATTGAGCAGGCACTGACTGATAAACGTGTCCACTTTTGTGGTATCGAGCGGATCAGTACAACACAACACTCTTTAGACACCCCTTACTTCGAAGACTTGGGGCAGGTCGAGAAGCTGGAGCCAATGCGTTTACTGGAGTTGGCATATGAGGCACAAATTGACAGCGAGCAACCTGTTCCCGATGCGTTGCAAAATTGCCTGATGCAGGTGCTGGCCAGTGTACAGGAGCAGGAAGCATGA